One genomic region from Actinocatenispora thailandica encodes:
- the rnc gene encoding ribonuclease III: MSSATPTELTAALGVELSPPLLERALTHRSYAYEHGGLPTNERLEFLGDAVLGLVVTDALYRTHPDLPEGQLAKLRASVVNMRALAEVARGLGPHGLGAYVRLGKGEETTGGRDKASILADTTEALLGAVYLEHGTDVASVLVHKLFDPLMADASRRGAGLDWKTSLQELTANQGLGVPEYEVAEDGPDHAKTFTAWAVVASERFGSGNGRSKKEAEQRAAEQAWRELSARAEGGTGGASTGSA, from the coding sequence ATGAGTAGCGCGACACCGACCGAGCTGACCGCGGCGCTGGGCGTCGAGCTGTCGCCGCCGCTGTTGGAGCGGGCCCTGACGCACCGCTCGTACGCGTACGAGCACGGTGGTCTGCCGACCAACGAGCGGCTGGAGTTCCTCGGCGACGCGGTGCTCGGCCTGGTCGTGACCGACGCGCTGTACCGCACCCACCCCGACCTGCCGGAGGGGCAGCTGGCGAAGTTGCGCGCCTCGGTGGTCAACATGCGCGCGCTGGCCGAGGTGGCGCGCGGTCTCGGCCCGCACGGCCTCGGCGCGTACGTGCGGCTCGGCAAGGGTGAGGAGACCACCGGCGGTCGGGACAAGGCGAGCATCCTCGCCGACACCACCGAGGCGCTGCTCGGCGCGGTCTACCTGGAGCACGGCACGGACGTCGCGTCGGTGCTGGTGCACAAGCTGTTCGACCCGCTGATGGCGGACGCGTCGCGACGCGGCGCCGGCCTGGACTGGAAGACCAGCCTGCAGGAGCTGACCGCGAACCAGGGCCTCGGCGTCCCCGAGTACGAGGTGGCCGAGGACGGGCCGGACCACGCGAAGACGTTCACCGCGTGGGCGGTGGTGGCCAGCGAGCGGTTCGGCTCCGGTAACGGCCGAAGCAAGAAGGAGGCCGAACAGCGCGCCGCCGAGCAGGCGTGGCGGGAACTCTCGGCCCGTGCCGAGGGGGGCACCGGCGGCGCGTCGACCGGGTCGGCGTGA
- the rpmF gene encoding 50S ribosomal protein L32 produces the protein MAVPKRRMSRSNTRSRRSQWKTSAVATQPCPQCRSPKLPHAACGVCGTYNGRQVVEV, from the coding sequence GTGGCCGTTCCGAAGCGCCGGATGTCGCGGAGCAACACGCGGTCCCGCCGCAGCCAGTGGAAGACCAGCGCGGTGGCCACCCAGCCGTGCCCGCAGTGCCGGTCGCCGAAGCTGCCGCACGCGGCGTGCGGTGTGTGCGGCACCTACAACGGCCGCCAGGTCGTGGAGGTCTGA
- a CDS encoding mannosyltransferase family protein has protein sequence MTEQLDVGAAAPPASATGPSPRVEFVIRQLLAPVAIFAANRLVQFVLLALLARPGQTVYSRLSIWDADFFLRIARDGYDHALQYDGSGHLIGNTLAFFPGYPLCVRFVALFGVPYPAAGVVVSLLAGAAGTVLIHLLGRQLRGARFGYVLAVLFCAQPMSVVFSMAYSEALFCALVLAMLLCLRRQQWLLAGGFAVAAGLTRSTGLAAAVALACYAGYRLWADRRLAGAPRVRPVVAALAGLAAVPGFWLWVGHRLGRTDGWFVEQSQGWGTGVDWGAASLRFVADTFRNADGFIQLATAFLLVFTGVLVLWALLDRTDGNWWPMALYGLLAYGTVAGASGYFNSRPRLLVPVLSALLPVGAALLHARTRVLVPCLVAISLVGCWFGAYMITVWPYTI, from the coding sequence GTGACCGAGCAGCTCGACGTCGGCGCGGCGGCGCCGCCGGCGTCGGCGACCGGGCCGTCGCCGCGCGTGGAGTTCGTGATCCGGCAGCTGCTCGCGCCGGTGGCGATCTTCGCGGCGAACCGGCTGGTGCAGTTCGTGCTGCTGGCGCTGCTCGCGCGGCCCGGCCAGACGGTGTACTCGCGGCTGTCCATCTGGGACGCCGACTTCTTCCTGCGGATCGCCCGGGACGGCTACGACCACGCCCTGCAGTACGACGGGTCGGGTCACCTGATCGGCAACACGCTGGCGTTCTTCCCGGGCTACCCGCTGTGCGTACGGTTCGTCGCGCTGTTCGGGGTGCCCTACCCGGCCGCCGGCGTGGTGGTCTCGCTGCTGGCCGGCGCCGCCGGTACGGTGCTGATCCACCTGCTGGGCCGGCAGCTGCGCGGCGCCCGGTTCGGGTACGTGCTCGCGGTGCTGTTCTGCGCGCAGCCGATGTCGGTGGTGTTCTCGATGGCCTACTCGGAGGCGCTGTTCTGCGCCCTGGTGCTGGCCATGCTGCTGTGCCTGCGCCGGCAACAGTGGCTGCTGGCCGGCGGGTTCGCCGTCGCTGCCGGCCTGACCCGCAGTACCGGCCTGGCCGCCGCGGTGGCGCTGGCCTGCTACGCCGGGTACCGGCTGTGGGCCGACCGGCGGCTTGCCGGTGCGCCGCGGGTCCGCCCGGTGGTGGCGGCGCTGGCCGGGCTGGCCGCGGTGCCCGGCTTCTGGCTCTGGGTGGGACACCGGCTGGGCCGCACCGACGGCTGGTTCGTCGAGCAGTCGCAGGGCTGGGGGACCGGCGTCGACTGGGGTGCGGCGAGCCTGCGCTTCGTGGCCGACACGTTCCGCAACGCGGACGGCTTCATCCAGCTGGCGACCGCGTTCCTGCTGGTGTTCACCGGGGTGCTGGTGCTGTGGGCGCTGCTGGATCGCACCGACGGCAACTGGTGGCCGATGGCGCTGTACGGCCTGCTGGCCTACGGCACGGTCGCCGGCGCCTCGGGCTACTTCAACTCCCGACCCCGGCTGCTGGTACCGGTGCTGTCCGCGCTGCTGCCGGTCGGCGCGGCGCTGCTGCACGCCCGTACCCGGGTGCTGGTGCCGTGCCTGGTGGCGATCAGCCTGGTCGGCTGCTGGTTCGGGGCGTACATGATCACCGTCTGGCCGTACACGATCTAG
- a CDS encoding phosphate acyltransferase PlsX — translation MTRSERRAARIAVDLLGGDDAPAVVVDGALLALNADPMLRLLPVGPQVVLDDLLARLPAAHRERTEPVPVETDGTLPVHAAVRLVSAERADAVVSAGATGSAVRSAVAHCGRFPGLRRPALAVTVPAARGPLILLDVGAAPDLTAADLVRHAVLGAGYATATLGVARPRVGLLSIGTEPGVGDELRRAADRELAAGVLPPDTDYVGLVEGYDVPVGGVADVVVTDGFTGNVLLKGIEGALRLSRGAAGALRLNHGTDGLRPDRAVAGAVRCGPGVDAGPDGADPPVDGDGVPRAAALLGVAASVVVCHGAADASDVASGIGFAARMVAGHTVDRVARMDRVFRELTRAPGGVRGDEATTGPADDDRRPR, via the coding sequence ATGACGCGATCCGAGCGGCGTGCCGCGCGGATCGCCGTCGACCTCCTCGGCGGGGACGATGCTCCCGCCGTCGTGGTTGACGGCGCTCTGCTGGCGCTGAACGCCGACCCCATGCTCCGGCTGTTGCCGGTGGGTCCCCAGGTCGTCCTCGACGACCTGCTGGCCCGGCTTCCCGCTGCCCATCGGGAGCGGACCGAACCGGTCCCGGTCGAGACCGACGGCACCCTGCCGGTCCATGCCGCGGTGCGGCTGGTCTCCGCCGAACGCGCGGACGCGGTGGTGTCCGCCGGCGCGACCGGTTCGGCGGTGCGATCCGCGGTGGCGCACTGCGGACGCTTCCCGGGGCTGCGCCGCCCGGCCCTCGCGGTCACCGTGCCCGCGGCCCGCGGGCCGCTGATCCTGCTCGATGTGGGCGCCGCGCCCGACCTGACCGCCGCCGACCTGGTCCGCCATGCCGTCCTGGGCGCCGGCTACGCGACGGCCACGCTCGGCGTCGCCCGGCCGCGGGTCGGGCTGCTGTCCATCGGCACCGAGCCGGGCGTGGGCGACGAGTTGCGGCGCGCCGCCGACCGGGAACTGGCCGCGGGCGTGCTGCCGCCGGACACCGACTACGTGGGCCTGGTGGAGGGCTACGACGTGCCCGTCGGCGGTGTGGCCGACGTGGTGGTCACCGACGGTTTCACCGGGAACGTCCTGCTCAAGGGCATCGAAGGCGCCCTGCGGCTGAGTCGGGGGGCGGCCGGTGCGCTGCGCCTGAACCACGGTACGGACGGTCTGCGGCCGGATCGGGCCGTGGCCGGCGCGGTGCGGTGCGGCCCGGGCGTCGACGCCGGCCCGGACGGCGCGGACCCGCCGGTCGACGGCGATGGGGTGCCGCGGGCCGCGGCGCTGTTGGGAGTGGCCGCGTCGGTGGTGGTCTGCCACGGTGCGGCGGACGCGTCGGACGTCGCCTCCGGGATCGGGTTCGCCGCGCGGATGGTCGCCGGGCACACGGTCGATCGGGTGGCGCGGATGGATCGAGTGTTCCGGGAGCTGACCCGGGCGCCAGGAGGTGTGCGAGGCGATGAGGCGACGACAGGTCCCGCAGATGACGACCGGAGGCCGCGATGA
- a CDS encoding YceD family protein: protein MAESTPRPPDATSPLVLSTRELPRGAGEMREVVRTAPAPADLGLPLIGVPEGAEIDLDLRMESASEGVFVSGTVTAPLRGECGRCLQEISDTITVHLGELFAYPGSTTDETTDTDEVRRLQDELADLEPVIRDAIVLELPTSPLCSPDCAGLCAQCGQPLADLPPDHGHQTTDPRWSALAGLKDKLADS from the coding sequence ATGGCTGAAAGCACGCCGCGTCCGCCGGACGCCACGTCGCCGCTGGTGCTGTCCACCCGCGAGCTGCCCCGCGGCGCGGGGGAGATGCGCGAGGTGGTGCGCACCGCGCCGGCGCCGGCCGACCTCGGGCTGCCGCTGATCGGCGTGCCCGAGGGCGCCGAGATCGACCTGGATCTGCGGATGGAGTCCGCCTCGGAGGGCGTGTTCGTCTCCGGCACGGTGACCGCGCCGCTGCGCGGCGAGTGCGGTCGCTGCCTGCAGGAGATCTCGGACACGATCACGGTGCACCTCGGGGAGTTGTTCGCCTACCCGGGCAGCACCACCGACGAGACCACCGACACCGACGAGGTCCGCCGGCTGCAGGACGAGCTGGCCGACCTGGAGCCGGTGATCCGGGACGCCATCGTGCTGGAGCTGCCGACCAGCCCGCTGTGCAGCCCGGACTGCGCGGGCCTGTGTGCGCAGTGCGGCCAGCCACTGGCCGACCTGCCGCCCGACCACGGCCACCAGACGACCGATCCGCGGTGGTCGGCGCTCGCCGGGCTGAAAGACAAACTCGCCGATTCGTGA